A single genomic interval of Juglans regia cultivar Chandler chromosome 1, Walnut 2.0, whole genome shotgun sequence harbors:
- the LOC108996141 gene encoding uncharacterized protein LOC108996141: MDREQEDLQFLGFFGIFKESFKIIFSWRRIFSRITLSLVLPLSIIFLAHLQISHILFFKILYNQEARNYTRKNSPRYAQLSDIISSEWVAFWLFKFVYFTFLLILSLLSTAAVVYTIASIYTAKEITFRKVMSVVPKVWKRLMVTFLWSFAIVLVYNIASGVLFFLWAINFELYGIGIAIFVFLFILYLVGLVYISIVWHLASVVSVLEDLYGIKAMIKSKSLIKGNMGVAVAIFFMLVVLFIGVELLFENLVVLNLARNIGIRIGIGILSVLLLVLVFLFGLVIQTVIYFVCKSYHHENIDKSSLADHLEVYLGEYVPLTAKDVQLGEFQV; encoded by the coding sequence atggacagAGAACAAGAAGATCTACAGTTTTTGGGCTTCTTTGGGATATTCAAGGAGTCCTTCAAGATCATCTTCTCATGGAGAAGAATCTTCAGCCGAATCACACTCTCCCTCGTACTCCCTCTATCCATCATCTTCCTAGCTCACCTCCAAATCTCCCACATCCTTTTCTTCAAAATCTTGTACAACCAAGAAGCCCGGAACTACACCAGAAAAAATAGCCCAAGATATGCCCAGCTCTCCGATATCATCTCCTCCGAATGGGTAGCCTTTTGGCTCTTCAAATTCGTCTACTTCACCTTCCTGCTCATCCTCTCCCTGCTCTCCACCGCCGCAGTTGTCTACACAATCGCCTCCATATACACAGCAAAGGAAATCACCTTTAGAAAGGTCATGAGCGTTGTCCCAAAGGTCTGGAAGAGACTTATGGTCACTTTCTTATGGAGCTTCGCCATCGTTTTGGTCTACAACATCGCTTCCGGAGTGCTGTTCTTCTTATGGGCAATCAATTTTGAATTGTACGGGATTGGAATTGCCATCTTTGTTTTCCTCTTCATCTTATACTTGGTGGGTCTCGTGTATATAAGCATCGTTTGGCACTTGGCAAGCGTGGTGTCGGTGTTGGAGGATTTGTATGGGATCAAAGCCATGATCAAGAGCAAGAGCTTGATAAAGGGTAACATGGGTGTTGCAGTCGCCATCTTTTTCATGCTTGTTGTGCTTTTCATAGGAGTTGAGttattatttgagaatttgGTTGTGCTTAATTTGGCACGAAACATAGGAATTAGAATCGGAATCGGGATTCTGAGTGTGCTGTTGCTAGTCCTGGTGTTTCTCTTTGGTCTTGTCATCCAAACAGTGATATACTTCGTCTGCAAATCATATCACCATGAGAATATAGACAAGTCTTCTCTAGCAGATCATCTCGAGGTTTATCTTGGGGAGTATGTTCCTCTAACAGCCAAGGATGTGCAACTAGGTGAATTCCAAGTCTAG
- the LOC108996354 gene encoding probable polygalacturonase, translating to MNSEKPLFGVFTGTFIRPPWTLLLMLFGLLAILTLQIFSTDAVFSVRWITGLPGADDGSSGPRDVLGDERSCVGFFGAVPRRKVVMSIADFGGVGDGRTSNTESFRRAVRCMQGFGDKGGSQLNVPKGRWLTGSFNLTSNFTLFLEEGAVILGSQDPKEWPIIAPLPSYGRGRERLGGRHISLVHGDGLTNVVITGANGTIDGQGKMWWDLWWNKTLEHTRGHLIELLNSNNVLISNLTLLNSPFWTIHPVYCSNVVIKGMTILAPLNAPNTDGIDPDSSNNVCIEDCYIESGDDLVAVKSGWDQYGIAIARPSANIIVRRVSGTTPTCSGVGIGSEMSGGISNVTVEDLHVWDSAAGVRIKSDKGRGGYIVNVSFSNIILERVKIPIRFSRGSNDHPDEGWDPKAVPKVKGIFISNMVSLNSTKAPVLEGIEDASFEDICLTNVTLLGISQSTAWKCEFVSGFASEVFPVPCAQLQHKGSSS from the exons atgaactctGAAAAGCCGTTATTCGGCGTGTTCACGGGTACCTTTATCAGGCCCCCATGGACGCTGTTGCTTATGTTGTTCGGTCTCCTCGCGATCCTGACCCTTCAAATATTCTCGACCGACGCCGTTTTTTCGGTACGGTGGATAACCGGATTGCCAGGAGCCGACGACGGATCGTCCGGCCCCCGTGACGTTTTGGGTGACGAGAGGAGCTGCGTGGGGTTTTTTGGAGCCGTGCCGAGGAGAAAGGTAGTCATGTCGATAGCGGATTTCGGGGGAGTTGGCGACGGGAGAACGTCCAACACCGAATCGTTTCGGAGGGCGGTACGGTGCATGCAGGGTTTCGGAGACAAAGGTGGGTCCCAGCTGAACGTGCCGAAGGGGAGGTGGCTTACGGGGAGCTTCAACCTCACGAGCAATTTCACGCTGTTTCTCGAAGAGGGCGCTGTAATTCTTGGTTCCCAG GACCCAAAAGAATGGCCTATAATAGCACCATTGCCTTCTTatggaagagggagagagcgACTAGGAGGAAGACATATAAGCCTCGTACATGGAGATGGTCTCACTAATGTTGTCATTACAG GAGCAAATGGAACAATTGATGGCCAAGGGAAGATGTGGTGGGACCTATGGTGGAATAAAACATTAGAGCACACAAGAGGCCACCTCATTGAGCTATTGAACTCTAACAACGTTCTCATTTCAAATCTCACCCTCCTCAATTCTCCATTTTGGACCATTCATCCCGTTTACTGCAG TAATGTTGTTATCAAAGGCATGACAATCTTGGCTCCTCTCAACGCCCCAAATACTGATGGTATCGATCCAG ACTCGAGCAACAATGTGTGCATTGAAGACTGTTACATTGAGAGTGGGGATGATCTTGTTGCAGTGAAGAGTGGTTGGGACCAATATGGAATCGCAATTGCCCGTCCAAGCGCAAACATCATTGTCAGGAGAGTTTCTGGCACCACACCAACCTGCTCTGGGGTTGGAATAGGTAGTGAGATGTCTGGTGGAATTTCAAATGTAACTGTTGAGGATTTGCATGTTTGGGATTCAGCTGCTGGAGTGCGTATAAAGTCAGACAAAGGTAGAGGGGGATATATAGTAAATGTCAGTTTTAGTAACATAATCCTGGAAAGAGTCAAGATACCCATAAGATTTAGCAGAGGCTCTAATGACCACCCTGATGAAGGATGGGATCCCAAAGCTGTTCCTAAAGTAAAGGGCATTTTCATAAGTAACATGGTTAGTTTAAATTCAACAAAAGCCCCCGTACTGGAGGGCATTGAGGATGCATCATTTGAAGATATATGCTTAACAAATGTTACGCTTCTTGGTATCTCTCAGTCCACAGCATGGAAGTGTGAATTTGTTTCAGGGTTTGCCAGTGAGGTGTTCCCAGTGCCATGTGCCCAGTTGCAGCACAAGGGATCTTCATCTTAG
- the LOC108996355 gene encoding photosystem I reaction center subunit N, chloroplastic-like — MAATNSTVLACNYAISGAGLPKINAKLACMASVASPVVAGHKLPVIRAQQVRVSEPKESSGNEGRRAALLGLTAALFTTAAAASNSSANAGVIEEYLEKSKANKELNDKKRLATSGANFARAYTVQFGTCKFPENFTGCQDLAKQKKVPFLSEDLALECEGKDKYKCGSNVFWKW, encoded by the exons ATGGCAGCCACGAACTCTACTGTTTTGGCATGCAACTATGCCATCTCGGGCGCTGGATTGCCCAAGATTAATGCAAAGCTTGCTTGCATGGCTTCTGTGGCATCCCCAGTTGTGGCTGGTCACAAGTTGCCTGTGATCAGGGCCCAACAGGTTAGAGTTTCTGAACCAAAAGAATCGAGTGGGAATGAAGGAAGAAGGGCTGCACTGCTTGGCCTAACAGCCGCCCTTTTCACAACTGCTGCTGCCGCCTCCAATTCCTCTGCCAATGCAGGTGTCATCGAAGAATACCTTGAAAAGAGTAAAGCGAACAAG GAACTGAATGACAAGAAGAGATTGGCCACGAGTGGAGCAAACTTTGCACGAGCTTATACAGTTCAATTTGGCACATGCAAGTTCCCCGAGAACTTCACCGGCTGCCAAGATCTTGCCAAGCAAAAA AAAGTGCCATTTCTTTCTGAGGATTTGGCGCTGGAATGTGAAGGGAAGGACAAATACAAGTGTGGTTCCAATGTTTTCTGGAAATGGTGA